Below is a window of Impatiens glandulifera chromosome 2, dImpGla2.1, whole genome shotgun sequence DNA.
TAGAACATTTTAGGGCTAGGTTTACATACTTATGTAGATTAGGTATTCAAATGtctttattcaattttaaaaataattatgctaagaattatgaataaaatataaaataaattaaataattatagatTTGAGAAATTTATGTGTAGAATCCAAAATTGCGTTAGAAAATCTTCCGGAAATTGGAGGAAATGACCCTCAAGAGGGGCCTAATTACAGATGGTGCGGGTCCATAATTTTAATAGTGCTGGTGaccctttttttttaatgacaattatactTTTGCGTAACGCAACcgatttcaattttttatttttttcgtctcgcggttgcgtgacgcaactgaagttgcgtgacgcaactgaagttgcgtgacgcgattgcgtaacaCAACTGGAGCATTTTCGTtcaaaaattttcataattaaaattttttaaaaaataaaaaattacgtCACGCAACCTGAGGTGCGTGACGTAATAGGGACattttcgtaaaaaaaaaaaaaataaaaataaaaaaaataccagCGCTGTTAAAATTATGGCCCATATCATATGTAATTAGGCCCTCTTGTGTGTCacttcctcaaatttccctcGGAAAGAATCAAATTAAGAAGATGATGAAGGGAGTAGGAGGTCCGCTTCTGTGTATCGGCGATCTGCTGAATGACGTCGGAGAAGGCGCCGATGATTCACCTTTctctccttcttcttcctcttcctcttcttctccaACTCTCTCTGCCGACACTCTCAATCTACATCCCTCTCACCTATCCACACTCTTTCAGGTCCgcatctctctctttctctttctctttactTTTGCATCGCCATATAATTGTTTTATCATTTTGACAACAAAATTGTAAGTGATCTAGCTTCAATTTTTGTTGATTTGGCTTGACTAGGCTAGAAATGTGGATCTGCTAATTAATATAGCCAGGTTTTTGAAACTTTAAGCTTCGActaataatattcattaatatgatttgatttgatCTGATCTGATTGATTGAAATTAGATATTCCATATCTTGAAAAGACATCATCACAACAATTTGAAGATTATCAATTCTCTCTTTAACTTCTTTAAGACCTGCAACGAGCTTGTTCActtgtcaatttaaaaaacataacagTTTGATTACAGCTTAAGTTGTTTCAATtgatatttacaaatattattatgaacTTGATTCAGGAGAATTACAATAAGCTGAATGAGGTGTTTGCTGGTACCGATCATTCTTGGACAGCTTCCACTCTCAAGGTGATGATTAAATGGTCTCCTATTTCATTAtttgttttacatttttcaGTTGTTTTCGTGTTTCCAAGGGAATACAATTGTTCTTTCGGAAGCATGTCCTCATCATTGATTGAGAAGTTTCAGCCATCGATTGGATTCTCACTCTGGTCTATGTTTTTTCTGGCTTTAGCTGTGCGTGGCTTTAGAAAGTGCAAACAAATTGGTGCAATTAACAGACACACATGCAGAAGTAGTGGCAGAGAAGATTGAAGAGCTGGAGAAAGTTGTGAAGAGAAGTGATTCTACCATAGCATCAGCCAAATCTATCCACACCTCCCTTAACCAAAAGGGGGAAGAATGATTGTCCAAAGTAtgtcattttctttctttctttcttttcaattaGGGTTTATTCCCCCCCCCGGAGGAGGAGGAGTACGATCTCCCATTTAAATCAGAACGTTTTGAGACTTGCTAGTCTGTCatctttattt
It encodes the following:
- the LOC124923960 gene encoding uncharacterized protein LOC124923960; amino-acid sequence: MMKGVGGPLLCIGDLLNDVGEGADDSPFSPSSSSSSSSPTLSADTLNLHPSHLSTLFQENYNKLNEVFAGTDHSWTASTLKLCVALESANKLVQLTDTHAEVVAEKIEELEKVVKRSDSTIASAKSIHTSLNQKGEE